Proteins from one Anopheles nili chromosome 2, idAnoNiliSN_F5_01, whole genome shotgun sequence genomic window:
- the LOC128731860 gene encoding signal peptide peptidase-like 3, with translation MSEGFGNGQQEAAAAAAAAAAAAAGQLVDDNLLGHGDGDAREYQWAYGTIMDSSRVSTCLISMLLIVYGSFRSLNMEQEQREKEKKRQSESMNNLLTGEPVQPEQNKFATLDTMHALCLPLGASISLLVMFFFFDSMQMLFAVCTAIIATVALAFLLLPMCQYIIRPCTDGNRISFGVCGRFTAAELFSFSLAVSIVCIWVLTGHWLLMDAMGMGLCVAFIAFVRLPSLKVSTLLLTGLLIYDVFWVFFSSYIFSTNVMVKVATRPADNPVGIVARKLNLGGIVKEPPKLNLPGKLVFPSIHNSGHFSMLGLGDIVMPGLLLCFVLRYDAYKKSQSTQTAETGVPPPKGVGSRLTYFHCSLLGYFLGLLTATVSSEVFKAAQPALLYLVPFTLLPLLTMAYLKGDLRRMWSEPFIIQQASKQLEV, from the exons ATGTCGGAAGGATTTGGCAACGGCCAAcaggaagcagcagcagcggcagcggcagcagcagcagcggcagcaggaCAATTGGTGGACGACAACCTTTTGGGCCACGGTGACGGAGACGCACGCGAATACCAGTGGGCATACGGTACGATAATGGACTCCTCCCGCGTTTCGACCTGTCTCATCTCCATGCTGCTGATCGTGTATGGTAGCTTCCGAAGTCTCAATATGGAGCAGGAGCAacgggagaaggaaaagaaacggcAAAGCGAAAGCATGAACAATCTTCTCACCGGCGAACCTGTGCAGCCGGAGCAAA ATAAATTCGCAACACTTGACACAATGCACGCGCTCTGTTTACCCCTTGGTGCTTCTATCTCATTGCtggtgatgtttttcttcttcgactCGATGCAAATGCTATTTGCCGTGTGTACAGCGA TAATAGCAACCGTTGCGCTCGCGTTTCTTCTACTGCCCATGTGCCAGTATATCATCCGACCGTGCACAGACGGTAATAGGATATCATTCGGCGTATGCGGGCGTTTTACGGCAGCGGAACTGTTCAGCTTCTCGCTCGCTGTATCAATCGTATGCATCTGGGTGCTGACCGGCCACTGGCTACTGATGGACGCGATGGGCATGGGGCTATGTGTCGCATTCATAGCTTTCGTGCGGCTTCCGAGCCTGAAAGTGTCCACGCTGCTGCTGACTGGGCTGCTCATTTACGATGTGTTCTGGGTGTTCTTTTCATCGTACATCTTCAGTACGAACGTAATGGTAAAGGTAGCCACGCGGCCAGCCGACAATCCGGTTGGAATAGTAGCACGAAAGCTGAACTTGGGTGGTATTGTCAAGGAACCACCGAAACTCAACCTACCAGGCAAGCTGGTGTTTCCAAGCATCCACAACAGTGGTCACTTCTCGATGCTAGGTCTGGGTGACATAGTGATGCCAGGATTGCTACTATGCTTCGTGCTCCGCTACGACGCTTACAAAAAATCTCAGTCCACCCAGACTGCCGAAACTGGTGTCCCACCACCAAAGGGGGTCGGCTCGAGGTTAACTTATTTTCATTGTTCCTTACTAGG TTACTTTCTTGGATTGCTAACTGCGACTGTCAGTTCTGAAGTATTCAAAGCAGCGCAACCTGCGTTGCTCTATCTCGTACCGTTTACACTACTACCTCTGCTTACGATGGCATATCTGAAG GGTGACTTGCGGCGCATGTGGAGCGAACCATTCATTATCCAGCAAGCTTCGAAGCAGCTAGAGGTATAA